The Colias croceus chromosome 3, ilColCroc2.1 genome includes a region encoding these proteins:
- the LOC123705874 gene encoding proline-rich protein 36 isoform X6, translated as MQQMGLTPGQVLPGQVPTVVGGVSGAGAAASHLAALDPISLALLAPQATSPYLSGVPGVGSTYAQYYTPQLVPAMLGHDPAAAAASPLGVMQQPVLQQKLPRTDRLETAAAAQQPAASATSEQGKKRPAPAELEPPPMDMKSVGSFYYDNFAFPGVMPYKRPAADKAGMPVYQPATTYQQLMQLQQPFVPVSCEYPAPASSAPPAAVTVSAAPPPAPQPQAAPQPPPQPAPPPAPQPAMPQPPHPHQPSAAPSPPGSLSETPTPDPAAVAKEVAQKNYAAALALAAQQSAMAHAAAAYTQQAFKARHAAMPGLMRAPLMMRPGWPVPPMPMPAFYQQPYMYAMPPPTPPAAAAAAAAAAAAVNPYKKMKTT; from the exons ATGCAACAGATGGGTCTGACGCCTGGCCAGGTCCTCCCTGGCCAGGTCCCCACCGTG GTGGGTGGCGTGAGCGGAGCAGGTGCGGCCGCGAGTCATCTCGCTGCCCTGGACCCGATCAGTCTCGCCTTGCTCGCACCGCAG GCTACATCTCCGTACTTATCCGGCGTCCCCGGCGTGGGCTCGACGTATGCGCAGTACTACACACCGCAGCTGGTGCCGGCCATGTTGGGCCACGACCCAGCCGCCGCTGCTGCATCGCCTCTGGGTGTCATGCAACAACCTGTGTTGCAGCAAAAGCTGCCACGCACTGACCGTCTAGAG ACGGCCGCCGCAGCGCAGCAGCCGGCAGCGAGCGCGACTTCGGAGCAAGGAAAGAAACGCCCGGCCCCCGCCGAGCTCGAGCCGCCACCG ATGGACATGAAAAGCGTCGGATCCTTCTATTACGATAACTTC GCGTTCCCCGGCGTGATGCCCTACAAGCGGCCCGCCGCCGACAAAGCCGGCATGCCGGTGTACCAGCCCGCGACAACTTATCAGCAACTGATGCAGCTGCAACAGCCGTTCGTGCCCGTGTCATGTGAGTACCCCGCGCCCGCGTCGTCCGCCCCGCCGGCCGCGGTGACGGTGTCCGCCGCGCCGCCGCCCGCGCCGCAGCCGCAGGCCGCCCCGCAACCGCCCCCGCAGCCCGCTCCCCCACCCGCGCCGCAACCCGCAATGCCGCAGCCGCCGCACCCGCACCAGCCCTCCGCCGCGCCCTCCCCGCCGGGATCCCTGTCCGAGACGCCGACCCCGGACCCGGCGGCGGTCGCCAAAGAAGTCGCCCAGAAGAACTACGCCGCCGCGCTGGCCCTCGCGGCGCAGCAATCGGCCATGGCGCACGCGGCCGCGGCGTACACGCAGCAAGCGTTCAAGGCGCGCCACGCAGCCATGCCCGGCCTGATGCGCGCGCCGCTGATGATGCGGCCGGGCTGGCCGGTGCCGCCGATGCCGATGCCGGCGTTCTACCAGCAGCCGTACATGTACGCGATGCCGCCGCCCACGCCGCCCGCGGCTGctgcggcggcggcggcggccgCGGCGGCCGTGAACCCGTACAAAAAGATGAAGACGACATAA